The Victivallis sp. Marseille-Q1083 DNA window GTTCAACGCGATACCGGCCTTGGCGTCGAAGATGGACGTCCGGGCGTCACCGGTGAAATCGGTCGAAACGACGGCGTCTTCGGTGTAACCGAGGATGCCTTTGAGTTCGCCTTCGCTGGCAGCTTTCATCGCCGCGCAGATTTGTTCATAGCTGGCTTCCTTGGCCAGGCGGCAGGTCAAATCGACGACCGAAACGTCCGGAGTCGGAACGCGGAAGGACATACCGGTCAGTTTGCCGTTCAGTTCCGGAATGACTTTGCCGACCGCTTTGGCCGCGCCGGTGCTGGACGGGATGATGTTGCCGAGGATGCCGCGGCCGCCGCGCCAATCCTTCTTGGACGGGCCGTCGACGGTCTTCTGGGTGGCGGTGGCGGCGTGAACGGTGGTCATCAAACCTTCGACGACACCGAAGCTGTCATTCAGAACCTTGGTGATCGGCGCCAGGCAGTTGGTCGTGCAGGACGCGTTGGAAACGATGTTCATGTCCTTGGTCAGCTTCTTGTTGTTGACGCCCATGACGAACATCGGGGTGTCGTCCTTGGACGGCGCGGACATGACGACCTTCTTGGCGCCGGCGGCCAGGTGGCCTTCGGCTTTTTCCTTGGTCAGGAAGAGACCGGTCGATTCAACGATGTAATCGGCGCCGACTTCACCCCATTTCAGGTTGGCCGGTTCTTTTTCGGCGGTGATGCGGATGGCCTTGCCGTTGACGACCAACTGGCCGTCCTTCACTTCGATCGTGCCGTCGAATTTGCCGTGGACGGAGTCGTATTTCAGCATATAGGCGATGTAGTCAACATCCAGCAGGTCGTTGATCGCGACCACCTGAACATCTTTGCGCGACTGCGCGGCGCGGAACACCAGACGGCCGATACGACCGAAACCGTTGATACCGATCTTAATCATTTTTCTCTATCCTTTTATGGTTAATGCTTTGACCTTCCGGTCATTTTTCGAGAATTTTCCGGCACTACCGCAAGGGCGGCGCAGCCTGGCCGCGCAGTAAAGAAACCTCTCCTTCCGGTTTGCGTAATATAACCTCGTATTGCGGAATTGTCAAAATTGATATTTCCCGAATCGATAAAAAAAGAACTATTTTGAAGGAATCGGTTTCCGTCTCCTTCGGAAAAGAGTGAAAATGTCCGGAATTTTCCAGAAATGGCCAGCTTGCCGCTTGCGAAAATATGGCGATCGGTTTACATTGCTTCCATCATGAATTTTTGAATGCAATGCGGGGGGCTTCCATATCGATGACGGAACTGGATTTTTCCAAGGGTGGCGGATTGATTCCGGCCATCGCGCAGGATTATTTGAGCAATGAAGTTCTGATGCTGGCTTATATCAATGCCGAAGCGTGGCAGGAGACGCTGCGGACCGGTTACGCTACTTATTTTTCCCGTTCGCGGAATCAGTTGTGGCGGAAGGGCGAACGCTCCGGCAATGTGCAGTTGATCCGGGAAATCCTGATCGATTGTGACGGCGACACGGTGATTTTCAAGGTGGAGCAGATCGGCGGCGCGGCCTGTCATACCGGCCACCGGAGCTGTTTTTACCGCCGGATTGCCGACGGCGCGGTGACGGAGGATGAGGAGCTGGTGTTTGAGCCGGAAAAGGTTTACGGCGGCGGCAAACCGCCCAAGGATGGGTTGAAATGAGAAATACCGAACTGAGTGCGATGATTACGGAGCTGGAGCGGCAGTTGCCGGAATTGCCGTTGAAATATATGGTTTCCTGGCGGGAGATTACCACGCTGGGCGTCGGAAGCGAGATTCCGGTGGTGGCGGAGCCGACCGACGACATCATGCTGGCGCGGCTGCTGGCCTTCTGCCG harbors:
- the gap gene encoding type I glyceraldehyde-3-phosphate dehydrogenase, with protein sequence MIKIGINGFGRIGRLVFRAAQSRKDVQVVAINDLLDVDYIAYMLKYDSVHGKFDGTIEVKDGQLVVNGKAIRITAEKEPANLKWGEVGADYIVESTGLFLTKEKAEGHLAAGAKKVVMSAPSKDDTPMFVMGVNNKKLTKDMNIVSNASCTTNCLAPITKVLNDSFGVVEGLMTTVHAATATQKTVDGPSKKDWRGGRGILGNIIPSSTGAAKAVGKVIPELNGKLTGMSFRVPTPDVSVVDLTCRLAKEASYEQICAAMKAASEGELKGILGYTEDAVVSTDFTGDARTSIFDAKAGIALNGNFVKVVSWYDNEWGYSNKVVDLITYMASL
- the hisI gene encoding phosphoribosyl-AMP cyclohydrolase; amino-acid sequence: MTELDFSKGGGLIPAIAQDYLSNEVLMLAYINAEAWQETLRTGYATYFSRSRNQLWRKGERSGNVQLIREILIDCDGDTVIFKVEQIGGAACHTGHRSCFYRRIADGAVTEDEELVFEPEKVYGGGKPPKDGLK